From Streptomyces sp. TLI_053, a single genomic window includes:
- a CDS encoding glycosyltransferase family 2 protein — protein sequence MSTTAPPSARPDRHDGSARPARPDGPARPDGHDGHPLRRATDRGTEHDPAHPRPMRRAGDVVVTRRTVSLVVPARNEARNIPWVFEQIPRCVDEVILVDGSSSDATVPMARHCLPTVRSVAQRGPGKGNALRTGFAAATGEYIVMIDADGSMWPGEIPHFLHFLDHGYDFVKGSRCIGGGGSLDLTRVRSMGNRALLAVANRLYDARLTDLCYGYCAFRRSFLDALDLRSTGFEIEAEMIAHALRSGLRIAEVPSLELPRRSGRSHLHAVADGRRVLRTLITERPGARPSATVPAEEQR from the coding sequence ATGAGCACCACCGCGCCCCCGAGCGCCCGCCCCGACCGCCACGACGGCTCCGCCCGCCCCGCCCGTCCCGACGGCCCCGCCCGCCCCGACGGTCACGACGGCCACCCGCTGCGCCGGGCCACCGACCGCGGCACCGAGCACGACCCCGCCCACCCCCGGCCGATGCGCCGGGCCGGGGACGTCGTCGTCACCCGCCGGACCGTCAGTCTGGTCGTCCCCGCCCGCAACGAGGCCCGCAACATCCCCTGGGTCTTCGAACAGATCCCGCGCTGCGTCGACGAGGTCATCCTGGTGGACGGCTCCTCCAGCGACGCGACCGTCCCGATGGCCCGGCACTGCCTGCCCACCGTGCGCAGCGTCGCCCAGCGGGGACCCGGCAAGGGCAACGCCCTGCGCACCGGCTTCGCCGCCGCCACCGGCGAGTACATCGTCATGATCGACGCCGACGGCTCCATGTGGCCCGGCGAGATCCCGCACTTCCTGCACTTCCTCGACCACGGCTACGACTTCGTCAAAGGATCGCGCTGCATCGGCGGCGGCGGATCGCTGGACCTCACCCGGGTCCGCTCGATGGGCAACCGCGCCCTGCTCGCCGTCGCCAACCGCCTGTACGACGCGCGCCTCACCGACCTGTGCTACGGCTACTGCGCCTTCCGCCGCTCCTTCCTGGACGCGCTCGACCTGCGGTCCACCGGCTTCGAGATCGAGGCCGAGATGATCGCGCACGCGCTGCGCTCCGGACTGCGGATCGCCGAGGTGCCGAGCCTGGAACTCCCCCGCCGCAGCGGTCGCTCCCACCTCCACGCCGTCGCCGACGGCCGCCGGGTGCTGAGGACCCTGATCACCGAGCGTCCCGGCGCCCGGCCCTCGGCGACCGTCCCCGCGGAGGAGCAACGATGA
- a CDS encoding glycosyltransferase family 2 protein, which produces MTAVRPAAAPPVPAPTPALPVPARVMDLDLDRPGGPWAPGRSGPARGPDRSVPSAVALVRRAGRPLGLVALGPDGAADGAADGGPDALRERLVAAAERRFGPGADPAPAPAPAPASAPVDRTPPTVTVVVCTRGRTTLLGDSLRALLRTDHPATEILVVDNAPEDDSTERLVRGLAPGRLRYLREPVPGLARARNRGLAAAHGEIVAFTDDDTLADPGWAGALAAAFRADPRIACVTGLVVPAELDTEAQALFERYCGFGKGFAPRDWSRRADAADPLFPFAAGRFGTGANMAFRTATLRRLGGFDPATGAGTPTRGGEDLLAFLGVLAAGHTLAYRPEAVVWHRHRRTRTELEAQIRGFGIGLGGYLTAAVVHRPALLADLLRRVPAGTRYALRRATAPTVTPAASTVTPTASVAPAHSDGAADPRTDPALARLGRIELRGLLLGPAGYLVGRAQDRRFRAGSRS; this is translated from the coding sequence GTGACCGCCGTCCGGCCGGCGGCCGCCCCGCCGGTCCCCGCGCCGACGCCGGCCCTGCCGGTGCCCGCCCGGGTGATGGACCTCGACCTCGACCGGCCCGGCGGGCCCTGGGCTCCCGGCCGGTCGGGGCCCGCCCGGGGGCCGGACCGGTCGGTGCCGTCCGCGGTGGCCCTGGTCCGCCGGGCCGGTCGGCCGCTGGGCCTGGTCGCCCTCGGCCCGGACGGGGCGGCGGACGGGGCGGCGGACGGTGGTCCGGACGCCCTTCGCGAACGTCTCGTCGCCGCCGCCGAACGGCGCTTCGGCCCCGGTGCGGACCCGGCCCCCGCCCCCGCCCCCGCCCCCGCCTCCGCCCCCGTCGACCGCACCCCGCCGACGGTCACCGTCGTGGTCTGCACCCGGGGCCGGACCACCCTGCTCGGCGACAGCCTCCGCGCCCTGCTGCGCACCGACCACCCCGCCACCGAGATCCTGGTCGTCGACAACGCCCCCGAGGACGACAGCACCGAACGACTGGTCCGCGGCCTCGCCCCCGGCCGGCTGCGCTACCTGCGGGAGCCCGTGCCCGGTCTGGCCCGGGCCCGCAACCGGGGCCTCGCGGCCGCCCACGGCGAGATCGTCGCCTTCACCGACGACGACACCCTGGCCGACCCCGGCTGGGCGGGCGCGCTCGCCGCCGCCTTCCGCGCGGACCCCCGGATCGCCTGCGTCACCGGCCTGGTGGTGCCCGCCGAACTCGACACCGAGGCCCAGGCGCTCTTCGAACGCTACTGCGGCTTCGGCAAGGGCTTCGCCCCGCGCGACTGGTCCCGGCGGGCCGACGCCGCCGACCCGCTGTTCCCGTTCGCCGCCGGCCGCTTCGGCACCGGCGCCAACATGGCCTTCCGGACCGCGACGCTGCGCCGGCTCGGCGGCTTCGACCCGGCCACCGGTGCCGGCACGCCGACCCGCGGCGGCGAGGACCTGCTCGCCTTCCTCGGCGTCCTGGCCGCCGGACACACCCTGGCCTACCGGCCGGAGGCCGTCGTCTGGCACCGCCACCGCCGCACCCGGACCGAACTCGAGGCCCAGATCCGGGGTTTCGGCATCGGCCTCGGCGGCTACCTCACCGCGGCCGTGGTCCACCGTCCCGCGCTGCTCGCCGACCTGCTGCGCCGGGTCCCGGCCGGGACCCGGTACGCCCTGCGGCGCGCCACCGCCCCCACCGTGACCCCCGCCGCCTCCACCGTGACCCCCACCGCCTCCGTCGCGCCGGCCCACAGCGACGGCGCGGCGGACCCCCGGACCGACCCGGCGCTGGCCCGGCTCGGCCGGATCGAACTGCGCGGCCTCCTCCTCGGCCCGGCCGGATACCTGGTCGGCCGGGCACAGGACCGCCGGTTCCGGGCGGGGAGCCGGTCGTGA
- a CDS encoding glycosyltransferase family 2 protein → MKGSDRRTDAACPRPAARDSLYTPVRVVDLDLDEPSGLRSPGGSGADDPVGRVLALVRLHGHPLGLVTATGTAGDTVALRRALVDAAHRELPVPALSTATPAARPSRVGRARVPAGPVTVSVVICTRDRTESLRSCLDSLLRTGYPHTEVLVVDNAPRDDATERLVAAHYRDRVRYLREPVPGLARARNRGLAAARGEVVAFADDDLIIDTGWVEAIARTFRADDRIACVTGLVLPAELDTPAQAALEQYGGYSRGFAARDWSLRQRPDDPLVRFSVGRFGSGANMAFRTAVVRGFGGFDPATGAGTPARGGEELLAFFQTLDTGHTVAYQPDAIVWHRHPRTTGALGRQVFNFGVGFGAYLTAAVTRRPGVLLDLARHLPGGLRRWQRVRRDRARGAPADRELAQLRLGRRELGGMLVGPFGYAVSVWRQRGWNDGGAS, encoded by the coding sequence ATGAAAGGCTCCGACCGGCGCACCGATGCAGCCTGCCCGCGTCCCGCCGCCCGCGACTCGCTCTACACCCCCGTCCGGGTGGTCGACCTGGACCTGGACGAGCCGAGCGGGCTGCGCTCGCCCGGCGGGTCCGGGGCCGACGACCCGGTCGGCCGCGTGTTGGCGTTGGTCCGGCTGCACGGGCACCCGCTCGGCCTGGTCACGGCCACCGGAACAGCCGGCGACACCGTCGCGCTGCGCCGGGCGCTGGTCGACGCCGCCCACCGGGAACTCCCCGTTCCCGCCCTGTCCACCGCGACACCCGCGGCGCGCCCGAGTCGGGTCGGGCGCGCCCGGGTGCCCGCGGGCCCGGTCACGGTCAGCGTGGTCATCTGCACCCGCGACCGGACCGAGTCACTGCGGAGCTGCCTGGACTCCCTGCTGCGGACCGGCTATCCGCACACCGAGGTCCTGGTCGTCGACAACGCTCCGCGCGACGACGCCACCGAACGCCTCGTCGCCGCGCACTACCGCGACCGCGTCCGGTACCTGCGCGAACCCGTGCCCGGGCTGGCCCGGGCCCGCAACCGCGGCCTGGCCGCGGCCCGCGGCGAGGTGGTGGCGTTCGCCGACGACGACCTGATCATCGACACCGGCTGGGTCGAGGCGATCGCCCGGACCTTCCGCGCCGACGACCGGATAGCCTGCGTCACCGGGCTGGTCCTGCCGGCCGAACTCGACACCCCCGCGCAGGCCGCGCTGGAGCAGTACGGCGGTTACTCGCGGGGCTTCGCCGCCCGGGACTGGTCGCTGCGCCAACGGCCGGACGACCCGCTCGTCCGCTTCTCCGTCGGCCGCTTCGGCTCCGGCGCCAACATGGCCTTCCGGACGGCGGTCGTCCGCGGCTTCGGCGGCTTCGACCCGGCGACCGGTGCCGGCACCCCCGCCCGCGGCGGGGAGGAACTGCTCGCCTTCTTCCAGACCCTCGACACCGGCCACACCGTCGCCTACCAGCCCGATGCCATCGTCTGGCACCGCCACCCGCGGACCACCGGCGCGCTCGGGCGGCAGGTGTTCAACTTCGGCGTCGGCTTCGGCGCCTACCTCACGGCCGCGGTCACCCGGCGCCCCGGTGTGCTGCTCGACCTGGCCCGCCACCTCCCCGGCGGGCTGCGGCGGTGGCAGCGGGTCCGCCGCGACCGGGCCCGCGGCGCCCCGGCCGACCGGGAGCTCGCCCAACTGCGGCTCGGGCGCCGCGAACTCGGCGGCATGCTGGTCGGGCCGTTCGGCTACGCGGTCAGCGTCTGGCGCCAGCGCGGGTGGAACGACGGAGGCGCGTCGTGA
- a CDS encoding glycosyltransferase family 2 protein, translating into MNTRRPETETASSTRRAEAPATTLSVVVCSYTLDRWDDLTAALDSLAAQRRRPDETVVVVDHCPALTARLAARPELRVVESTEPPGVSGARNTGVRVARGELLAFLDDDAVAAPDWTEALLDGYRDPAVLGVGGRVDSWWETGRPGWFPPEYDWVVGCSYPGAPEDAGAVRNFIGANMSFRRAAVVAAGGFRGDLGRIGTSPFGCEETELCVRLTALNPGGVLRHQPTAVVRQHVPPARTGWRYFSSRCYAEGRSKAVVARHVGTRSALSSERRYLRRTLPVAVLRAVRHGRLRAAGALGAGACLAAAGYATGRIGRPPGPGATGTDTLGPGATGTDAPGTATATVAPDTGAGTRP; encoded by the coding sequence ATGAACACCCGGCGACCCGAGACCGAGACCGCGAGCAGCACCCGGCGGGCGGAGGCACCGGCCACCACCCTCTCGGTCGTGGTCTGCAGCTACACCCTCGACCGGTGGGACGACCTCACCGCCGCCCTCGACTCCCTGGCCGCACAGCGGCGCCGGCCCGACGAGACGGTGGTCGTGGTCGACCACTGCCCGGCGCTGACCGCCCGGCTGGCCGCCCGCCCGGAGCTGCGGGTGGTCGAGAGCACCGAGCCGCCGGGCGTCTCCGGCGCCCGCAACACCGGAGTGCGGGTGGCCCGGGGCGAACTGCTGGCCTTCCTCGACGACGACGCGGTGGCCGCCCCCGACTGGACCGAGGCCCTGCTCGACGGCTACCGCGACCCGGCGGTGCTGGGCGTCGGCGGCCGGGTCGACTCCTGGTGGGAGACCGGCCGGCCCGGCTGGTTCCCGCCCGAGTACGACTGGGTGGTCGGCTGCTCCTACCCCGGCGCGCCCGAGGACGCGGGCGCCGTGCGCAACTTCATCGGCGCCAACATGTCGTTCCGGCGGGCCGCGGTGGTCGCCGCCGGAGGCTTCCGGGGCGACCTCGGCCGGATCGGCACCAGCCCGTTCGGCTGCGAGGAGACCGAACTCTGCGTCCGGCTCACCGCGCTGAACCCCGGGGGCGTCCTGCGCCACCAGCCCACCGCGGTGGTCCGCCAGCACGTGCCGCCGGCCCGCACCGGCTGGCGCTACTTCAGCTCCCGTTGCTACGCCGAGGGCCGCTCCAAGGCCGTGGTCGCCCGGCACGTCGGCACCCGGTCCGCGCTCTCCAGCGAGCGGCGCTACCTGCGCCGCACCCTGCCGGTCGCCGTGCTCCGCGCGGTGCGGCACGGACGGCTGCGGGCGGCCGGGGCGCTCGGGGCCGGGGCCTGCCTGGCCGCCGCCGGGTACGCCACCGGCAGGATCGGCCGGCCGCCCGGCCCGGGCGCCACCGGGACGGACACCCTCGGCCCGGGCGCCACCGGCACGGATGCGCCCGGCACGGCGACCGCGACCGTGGCGCCCGACACCGGAGCGGGGACCCGGCCATGA